The proteins below come from a single Papaver somniferum cultivar HN1 chromosome 11, ASM357369v1, whole genome shotgun sequence genomic window:
- the LOC113320198 gene encoding uncharacterized protein LOC113320198, translating into MFPFQPPFPHLPNQIQMGGSNFSTPQQVMPSNQGVTNQSNFSNGFNPGVVAPYGIFSAMPNAHFLNVANPHPQMQNSHVGRPFPGSGPHNMNSVMTSPQCGNSQNFPQNTSQQGPLFMQNHNRPPFQSYPQAVMFNPYSQPMAMNQPTGYPQSQFVQMPVNPSQGLPHSAHPCPNPLWGNQQMGFINSSGVASQNAQGLHSFNPIPAAQNTSQKISQGNKTNDGGKDASNISQKSFHNKKFTKNHQESGRGELPNSRFQKSKFQARENAKGNFKSNKGKGGKGPQNAGPGKSLLDNSVKHGSEEPKRFPRPNYSEREIQQWREERKKNHPLRSNAEKKLADKRSEEAKRRRQQLKGILAKQAELGCDIAELPPNYLTDSEKEGRFQNKHNKRGRRGKQNRFSKKQKAGNGEDSVAQPDMCREPTLLQKLLSADIKRDRSHLLQVFRFMVTNSFFKDWPDTRLEFPLITIKEGESKGEISEEISSPILDHSNSILQGDEEDEDNDETKEESDTEEGELTE; encoded by the exons ATGTTTCCTTTTCAACCCCCCTTTCCCCATCTTCCCAACCAAATACAAATGGGAGGAAGTAACTTCTCAACTCCACAACAg GTCATGCCATCCAATCAAGGTGTCACAAACCAATCAAATTTTTCTAATGGCTTCAATCCTGGAGTTGTGGCTCCGTATGGAATCTTTTCTGCCATGCCTAATGCCCACTTTCTGAATGTCGCTAACCCTCATCCACAAATGCAGAATAGCCATGTTGGGAGACCTTTTCCTGGTTCTGGTCCTCATAATATGAATTCTGTCATGACATCTCCACAATGTGGGAATTCTCAAAACTTTCCGCAGAATACGAGTCAGCAAGGGCCATTGTTTATGCAAAATCACAATAGACCACCCTTTCAGTCATATCCACAGGCAGTAATGTTTAATCCATACAGTCAGCCTATGGCCATGAACCAACCTACTGGTTATCCACAGAGTCAGTTTGTACAAATGCCTGTCAATCCTTCTCAAGGTCTGCCTCATAGTGCACATCCATGTCCAAATCCCTTGTGGGGGAACCAACAAATGGGCTTCATAAATTCCAGTGGAGTTGCATCGCAGAATGCACAAGGTCTGCATTCGTTTAACCCAATCCCAGCAGCTCAGAATACATCTCAAAAAATTTCACAG GGGAACAAAACTAATGATGGTGGAAAAGATGCCTCAAACATCAGCCAGAAAAGCTTTCACAACAAAAAATTTACAAAGAATCACCAGGAATCTGGTAGAGGAGAATTACCAAATTCAAG ATTTCAAAAATCCAAGTTTCAAGCCAGGGAAAATGCCAAGGGAAATTTCAAGTCCAATAAGGGAAAGGGAGGAAAAG GTCCACAAAATGCTGGTCCTGGAAAATCTCTACTGGATAATTCTGTCAAGCATGGTAGCGAGGAACCTAAAAG ATTTCCCCGTCCAAATTATTCAGAACGAGAAATCCAGCAATGGcgtgaagaaagaaagaagaaccaTCCTCTGAGGTCCAATGCGGAGAAG AAGTTGGCTGATAAACGCTCTGAAGAGGCGAAAAGGCGGCGTCAG CAACTTAAGGGGATCCTTGCGAAGCAGGCCGAGTTAGGTTGTGATATTGCTGAATTACCGCCAAATTATTTAACAGACTCTGAAAAGGAAGGAAGGTTTCAAAACAAGCACAACAAAAGGGGAAGACGTGGCAAGCAAAACCGATTCTCCAAAAAGCAGAAGGCGGGGAACGGAGAAGATTCAGTTGCACAGCCTGATATGTGCAGGGAGCCAACCCTTCTTCAGAAACTTCTGAGTGCAGATATTAAGAGAGATAGGAGCCATCTTCTGCAAGTTTTCAGGTTTATGGTGACAAATTCTTTCTTCAAAGACTGGCCAGACACGCGATTAGAGTTTCCTTTGATCACCATTAAAGAAGGAGAGAGTAAAGGTGAGATCAGTGAAGAGATATCTTCTCCAATTCTGGATCATAGTAATTCTATATTAcaaggtgatgaagaagatgaggataATGACGAGACGAAGGAGGAATCTGACACTGAAGAGGGCGAACTCACAGAGTAG
- the LOC113322799 gene encoding protein ZINC INDUCED FACILITATOR-LIKE 1-like, which translates to MADQNSNRTGLLSKTEKDVVYYANCPGCKIEDRKATNLGIPYKELVYIWIVVLSAVLPISSLFPYLYFLVRDFNIAKKEEDIGYYAGCVGSAYMFGRALTSLLWGALADRYGRKPVILACCTTVIICNTLFGLCTNFWIAVAMRFLLGCFSGIFGPVQAYATEVCRKEYQALGLSFISTAWAIGLIIGPALGGFLAQPAEKYPNIFSKDSLFARFPYFLPCLCISVCATAATIACCWLPETLHKHSAPNEESYGADHVTEKIQESKEIRSTDSKGSLFTNWPLISCIVVYCVFSLHDMAYSEIFSLWAVSPRKFGGLSYTTENVGEILSITGVGLFLFQLVIYPTIERTLGTLSVARAVAVLSVLLLSSYPFIAKLSGHSLYLIINTASVLKNIFATTIFTGLIIMQNNSVSQHQRGAANGISMTAMSLFKAFGPAGGGALFSLAQKRINATFLPGNYLIFFILNVNLVIGLVMTFRPFLALPRRSG; encoded by the exons ATGGCAGATCAGAATAGTAATAGAACAGGATTGTTGTCCAAGACTGAGAAGGATGTTGTGTACTATGCGAATTGCCCAGGTTGCAAAATTGAAGACAGGAAAGCAACGAACTTGGGAATACCTTACAAGGAATTAGTTTATATATGGATTGTTGTATTAAGCGCAG TTCTTCCGATATCATCTCTGTTTCCATACCTATACTTTCTG GTAAGAGACTTCAATATAGCCAAAAAGGAGGAAGATATTGGATACTATGCGGGATGTGTAG GGTCTGCATATATGTTTGGAAGAGCTTTAACGTCTTTGTTGTGGGGAGCCTTAGCTGACAGATACGGTCGAAAACCTGTTATACTCGCCTGCTGTACTACAGT GATTATATGCAACACTCTATTTGGTCTCTGTACAAACTTTTGGATAGCTGTTGCTATGAGATTTCTTCTTGGATGTTTCAGTGGTATATTTGGCCCAGTTCAG GCTTATGCCACTGAAGTTTGTCGAAAAGAATATCAAGCTTTAGGACTATCATTT ATTAGTACGGCATGGGCAATAGGATTGATAATTGGTCCTGCTCTTGGAGGTTTCCTAGCACAG CCTGCAGAGAAGTATCCAAATATATTTTCAAAAGATTCTCTTTTTGCAAG ATTTCCATACTTTCTACCTTGCCTCTGTATATCAGTATGCGCAACAGCCGCAACTATAGCATGCTGTTGGCTTCCG GAAACATTGCACAAACATAGTGCACCAAATGAAGAATCCTATGGGGCTGATCATGTGACTGAAAAGATACAAGAGAGTAAGGAAATAAGATCAACAGATTCTAAGGGAAGCCTTTTCACAAATTGGCCGCTAATCTCATGTATTGTTGTATATTGTGTTTTCTCACTTCACGATATGGCCTACAGCGAG ATTTTCTCATTATGGGCTGTAAGTCCTAGAAAGTTTGGTGGATTGAGCTACACCACTGAGAATGTTGGTGAAATCCTTTCAATCACAG GTGTTGGTCTTTTCCTCTTTCAACTTGTAATATATCCAACAATTGAGAGGACTCTGGGAACCCTCTCAGTAGCTCGCGCTGTGGCG GTTTTATCTGTACTCTTGCTTTCAAGTTATCCATTCATAGCTAAACTATCTGGGCACAGCCTTTACTTGATAATAAATACTGCATCAGTTTTGAAGAACATTTTCGCT ACTACTATCTTCACTGGCTTAATAATCATGCAAAACAACTCGGTC TCTCAACACCAAAGAGGAGCCGCAAATGGAATTTCTATGACTGCCATGTCTCTTTTCAAAGCATTTGGTCCAGCCGGTGGTGGTGCTCT CTTTTCATTGGCACAAAAGCGTATAAATGCTACCTTTTTACCTG GTAACTATTTGATTTTCTTCATCCTAAATGTGAATTTGGTGATTGGATTAGTCATGACTTTCAGGCCATTTCTCGCACTCCCTCGACGATCCGGATAA
- the LOC113321916 gene encoding protein ZINC INDUCED FACILITATOR-LIKE 1-like, with protein MSVVKSRSETEALLKKNKVYYENCPGCKVDYRKDTQTGIPYKEFFFVWIVVLGTALPISSLFPFLYFMIRDFHIAKRVEDIGYYAGYVGSAYMFGRALTSYFWGVFADRYGRKPVIVFGTMIVLIFNTLFGLSTNFWMAISMRFLLGCLNGLLGPIKAYAIEVCRHDHQALALSLISTAWGVGLVIGPALGGFLAQPAEKYPNLFPQGSLFARFPYLLPCLCISAFSAIVLVVCCWLPETLHKHAGSNEESYGNDEKDIMQDTDGTGSDSNESLFKNWPLMSSIIVYCVFSLHDMAYTEIFSLWAVSPKQYGGLSFTTENVGEILSISGFGLLLFQLTIYPTVERILGHLTVSRISAVLAILLLSCYPSIAQLSGLSLTIVLNCASILKNVFSLSIITGLFILQNNAVSQHQRGAANGISMTGMSLFKAFGPAGGGALFSWGQSRRNASFLPGSEMVFVVLNMVEVVGLLMTFKPFLALPQQRG; from the exons ATGAGTGTTGTTAAATCAAGATCGGAAAC AGAAGCGTtactgaagaagaataaggtgtaTTATGAGAATTGTCCAGGGTGTAAGGTTGATTATAGAAAAGATACACAGACAGGGATACCTTACAAAGAATTCTTTTTTGTATGGATAGTAGTGCTGGGAACTG CTCTACCAATATCGTCTCTATTTCCGTTCCTATATTTCATG ataagagatttccATATTGCAAAGAGGGTTGAAGATATTGGATATTATGCAGGATATGTAG GAAGTGCATACATGTTTGGAAGAGCTTTGACATCTTATTTTTGGGGAGTCTTTGCTGATAGATATGGTCGAAAACCGGTCATAGTATTTGGCACCATGATAGT GCTTATCTTCAACACGTTATTTGGTCTTAGTACAAATTTTTGGATGGCAATTTCTATGAGGTTTCTTCTTGGATGCTTGAATGGTCTGCTTGGCCCTATTAAG GCGTATGCTATCGAGGTCTGCCGTCATGACCACCAAGCATTGGCATTATCACTT ATTAGTACAGCATGGGGAGTGGGATTGGTTATTGGTCCAGCTCTTGGGGGATTTCTTGCACAG CCTGCAGAAAAATATCCAAATTTATTTCCACAGGGATCTCTGTTTGCAAG aTTTCCATACCTCCTACCTTGCCTCTGTATATCAGCATTCTCCGCAATTGTTCTTGTAGTTTGTTGTTGGCTTCCT GAAACATTGCATAAACATGCTGGAAGTAACGAAGAATCATATGGAAATGATGAAAAGGACATTATGCAAGATACTGATGGGACAGGCTCAGATTCCAATGAAAGCCTATTTAAGAACTGGCCGTTAATGTCATCTATCATTGTATATTGTGTCTTCTCACTACATGACATGGCTTATACAGAG ATATTCTCACTGTGGGCTGTCAGCCCTAAGCAGTACGGTGGATTGAGCTTTACAACAGAGAATGTTGGTGAAATTCTATCTATCTCAG gttttggaCTTCTACTGTTTCAACTTACTATTTATCCAACGGTCGAGAGAATTCTAGGACACCTAACGGTATCTCGCATTTCAGCG gTTTTAGCCATACTCTTGTTATCATGTTACCCATCAATAGCTCAGCTATCTGGGCTCAGCCTTACAATAGTACTAAATTGTGCGTCAATATTGAAGAATGTTTTCTCA CTGTCGATTATCACTGGGTTATTCATCCTACAGAACAATGCAGTG TCTCAACACCAAAGAGGGGCTGCAAATGGCATTTCTATGACTGGGATGTCTCTTTTCAAAGCCTTTGGTCCAGCTGGTGGTGGTGCTTT GTTTTCATGGGGACAATCGCGAAGGAATGCTTCGTTTCTTCCAG GCAGTGAGATGGTTTTCGTTGTCCTAAATATGGTTGAAGTGGTAGGATTACTGatgaccttcaaaccatttcttgcacTCCCTCAACAACGTGGATGA